A single genomic interval of Parvularcula marina harbors:
- a CDS encoding phage/plasmid primase, P4 family, with protein sequence MFSDPDRNLDEVATINYYQPREPDAPELSDDWLTQRFVCEHCDDLRYCEERGTWLRWNGHKWQCEKTLLAFDRARLSNRAAASELADEDDVTDRDLRGLASAKTRAAVVSLAKADRAVAVAANDLDKDRMFLACPGLAIDLEAHRQRANKPEDFNTRAAGFAPAEGKPSKWLAFLGEVMDGDAEMVAYLQRVAGYCLTGNTSEHVLFFCYGTGRNGKSVMIEVLADVLGDYAETANMQAFTGDSSNRHLTEIAKLDGARLVTAVETEAGRPWAESRIKTLTGGDKVSARFMRKDEFVFSPQFKLMVAGNHKPTLACPDEAMRRRIQMIPFEVTIPPDRVDRQLKEKLLAEGPQILAWALEGLKDWQRIGLAPTERVLAASSEYMAEEDCVAAWLEECVDRSSGTEGTADLIAHYTDWAKRNGMPTLDHKLFASRLRAHGFTPHRTNRARGFKGLTLIHDIPAGLECSGPDQF encoded by the coding sequence ATGTTCTCTGATCCCGACCGCAACCTCGATGAGGTCGCAACGATCAATTACTATCAGCCGCGCGAGCCCGACGCACCCGAGCTTTCCGACGACTGGCTCACGCAACGGTTCGTGTGCGAACATTGTGACGACCTGCGCTATTGCGAGGAACGGGGTACCTGGCTGCGCTGGAACGGGCACAAATGGCAATGCGAGAAGACTTTGCTCGCTTTCGACCGCGCGCGCCTGTCTAACCGCGCTGCCGCGTCGGAACTGGCAGACGAAGACGACGTTACCGACCGCGATCTTCGCGGGCTCGCCAGCGCGAAGACCCGTGCAGCTGTTGTCAGTCTCGCAAAGGCCGACCGTGCTGTTGCAGTTGCCGCTAATGATCTGGACAAAGATCGCATGTTCCTGGCCTGTCCGGGTCTCGCCATCGACCTAGAGGCGCATCGCCAGCGAGCCAATAAGCCCGAGGACTTCAACACCCGCGCGGCGGGCTTCGCGCCTGCTGAAGGCAAACCGTCCAAGTGGCTGGCATTCCTTGGCGAGGTCATGGACGGCGATGCGGAGATGGTCGCCTACCTTCAGCGGGTTGCCGGATACTGCCTGACGGGAAATACATCAGAGCACGTTCTTTTCTTCTGCTACGGCACAGGACGGAACGGCAAGAGCGTGATGATCGAAGTCCTCGCCGATGTTCTCGGCGACTACGCCGAGACCGCGAACATGCAGGCCTTCACCGGCGATTCATCTAACCGTCACCTGACCGAAATTGCCAAGCTGGACGGCGCGCGCCTTGTCACGGCGGTTGAAACCGAAGCAGGTCGTCCTTGGGCCGAAAGCCGGATCAAGACCTTGACAGGCGGCGATAAGGTCAGTGCACGCTTCATGCGCAAAGACGAGTTCGTCTTCAGTCCCCAGTTCAAGCTCATGGTGGCTGGCAACCACAAGCCAACGCTGGCCTGTCCCGACGAGGCCATGCGCCGCCGGATACAGATGATTCCCTTCGAGGTCACGATCCCGCCCGATCGGGTTGATCGTCAGTTGAAGGAGAAGCTCCTCGCCGAAGGGCCGCAGATTCTCGCTTGGGCCCTCGAAGGGCTGAAAGATTGGCAGCGAATCGGACTTGCCCCGACTGAGCGGGTTCTCGCTGCCTCGAGCGAATACATGGCCGAGGAAGATTGCGTCGCTGCGTGGCTGGAAGAGTGCGTTGATCGCTCCTCCGGCACCGAGGGCACCGCCGATTTGATCGCGCACTATACCGATTGGGCAAAGCGCAATGGGATGCCGACGCTGGACCATAAGCTGTTTGCCTCTCGGCTGCGCGCCCATGGGTTCACGCCCCACCGCACAAACCGCGCGCGCGGCTTCAAAGGCCTGACCCTTATCCATGACATTCCCGCCGGGCTCGAATGCTCTGGCCCGGACCAGTTTTGA
- the recJ gene encoding single-stranded-DNA-specific exonuclease RecJ — MSLTNSKTDTDPAGAFLGVDNSACGKTWQRRVFEPREAEMLVQRLGLDPLLAEMICARGIPVEEAEGWLNPTLKANLPDPSVLRDMDAASDRIAEAITEGETIGVFGDYDVDGTTSSAIFARFLRMLGAPFEVHLPDRQLEGYGPNLPAFEALKEKGASLIVTVDCGATAHDVMSGAAGLGIDVIVLDHHLMELPAPAARAVVNPNRPDDTSGLTMLSAGGVTFMTLIAVNRALRARGFFDDRAEPKLLSLLDLVALSLVCDVMPLKGLTRVLTRQGLALLQDFTAATSGNPGIRALAVEAGAKGAAQASHFGYSIGPRINAAGRIGHAKTAFDLLMTDDPDEAARLAARLSGLNGVRQGVEAEVLSAASEQAEAKGGREASTPLIVADDGWHPGVIGIVAGRLKEKFSRPAIVISFEGDEGKGSGRSLSGVDLGAAISRAVEEGIIKGGGGHPMAAGLSLMRDQLDAFERFLTEELGAGIKTAQSQQALHLDGALSPAGLSRRFHDSLQLAAPFGNGNPEPRFAMPRVRVRDIRVLKEKHMAVTVEDGSGRRARCIAFGCVGEPLGDFFEAAQSNGALIHLAGRVKPDDWRGGDAAQFQVEDGAFADS; from the coding sequence ATGAGCCTCACCAATTCCAAGACTGACACTGATCCTGCTGGCGCCTTTCTGGGTGTAGATAACTCTGCTTGCGGCAAGACATGGCAACGCCGGGTATTCGAGCCGCGCGAAGCGGAGATGCTGGTCCAGCGACTGGGGCTCGACCCGCTTCTTGCCGAGATGATCTGTGCCCGAGGTATTCCTGTTGAGGAAGCAGAAGGCTGGCTCAACCCGACACTGAAAGCGAACCTGCCGGACCCGTCGGTGCTCCGTGATATGGACGCTGCTTCCGACCGGATAGCCGAGGCGATCACGGAAGGGGAGACGATCGGGGTCTTCGGTGATTATGACGTGGACGGCACAACCTCTTCGGCGATTTTCGCGCGCTTTCTGCGGATGTTGGGGGCGCCGTTTGAAGTCCATCTGCCGGACCGGCAGCTTGAGGGTTATGGGCCGAACCTACCGGCCTTTGAAGCGCTGAAAGAAAAGGGCGCTTCGCTCATCGTCACCGTTGATTGCGGGGCCACCGCGCATGACGTTATGTCAGGCGCGGCGGGGCTCGGGATCGATGTGATCGTGCTTGATCACCACCTGATGGAGCTACCGGCCCCTGCAGCACGGGCCGTCGTTAATCCGAACCGGCCCGATGATACGTCCGGCCTCACCATGCTGTCGGCAGGCGGGGTCACCTTCATGACACTGATCGCCGTCAATCGGGCCCTGCGCGCACGCGGGTTTTTTGATGACCGGGCCGAGCCGAAACTCCTTTCGCTGCTTGATCTCGTGGCGCTTAGTCTTGTCTGCGATGTCATGCCGCTAAAGGGGCTGACCAGGGTGCTGACAAGGCAGGGACTGGCCCTGCTCCAGGATTTCACCGCTGCCACCTCTGGCAATCCCGGCATCAGGGCGCTGGCCGTCGAGGCAGGTGCAAAGGGCGCAGCGCAAGCCTCCCATTTTGGCTATTCAATCGGTCCTCGGATCAATGCGGCTGGCCGTATCGGTCATGCAAAGACTGCATTTGACCTTCTGATGACGGATGACCCGGATGAAGCGGCGCGGCTCGCGGCCCGCCTCTCTGGCCTCAACGGTGTCCGCCAGGGGGTCGAGGCCGAAGTCCTCAGCGCCGCCAGCGAACAAGCCGAAGCCAAAGGCGGCCGGGAAGCCTCGACCCCGCTGATCGTCGCGGATGATGGTTGGCATCCGGGCGTCATAGGTATTGTCGCCGGGCGCCTGAAAGAGAAATTCAGCCGGCCCGCCATCGTCATCTCCTTTGAAGGCGATGAAGGCAAAGGCTCGGGACGGTCCCTTTCCGGCGTTGATCTTGGCGCGGCGATTTCCCGTGCGGTCGAAGAGGGCATCATCAAGGGCGGCGGCGGCCACCCCATGGCGGCGGGGCTCTCCTTGATGCGTGATCAGCTCGACGCCTTCGAGCGTTTTTTAACCGAGGAGCTGGGGGCAGGGATTAAGACCGCGCAAAGCCAGCAGGCCCTGCATCTTGATGGCGCGCTCAGTCCCGCCGGGCTCTCCCGCCGGTTTCATGACAGCCTTCAGCTTGCGGCGCCCTTTGGGAATGGTAATCCCGAGCCGCGCTTTGCCATGCCGAGGGTCCGCGTGCGGGATATCCGCGTGCTCAAGGAAAAGCACATGGCGGTGACGGTTGAGGATGGCAGCGGGCGGCGGGCGCGGTGCATTGCCTTTGGCTGTGTCGGTGAGCCGTTGGGCGATTTCTTCGAGGCCGCGCAATCGAACGGGGCGCTCATTCACCTTGCGGGACGGGTCAAACCGGATGACTGGCGGGGCGGGGATGCAGCCCAGTTTCAGGTCGAAGACGGGGCGTTTGCAGACAGTTGA
- a CDS encoding calcium-binding protein, which yields MVSWTVTFDPDTLELLTESEREQLRQGTLAAAEIWGRYLGGEDVVISIVIELRDDPDGRAAAASESSGFVSFEDGVFVFQDGAGYEIRTGNDPNGSSPDIRIIFDPDFFRNDIFIDPDPLARTEDVDPLLVDLQSVLLHEIGHGLGFNGFNANDIFSLPEADTISPYEDHIVIEDDDALFNGPKAVSVYGGAVPLTTADTNNAAHLGNPVGELGDDLIPLLMNGVVFYRGVRYDINPLTTAILSDSLVPIRAPTSGADVLYGYEEIDPGLVTAVGGTELSFLFGDDVISSLDGDDEVYGLSGDDTLNGGAGDDTLVGGEGDDVIIGGAGNDLIMGGDGGNVLYGDGAPG from the coding sequence ATGGTTAGCTGGACTGTCACCTTCGACCCCGACACGCTCGAGCTCCTGACGGAGAGCGAACGCGAGCAATTGCGTCAGGGGACGCTCGCCGCAGCGGAGATATGGGGCCGCTATCTGGGCGGTGAGGATGTTGTCATCTCGATCGTGATAGAATTGCGCGACGACCCCGATGGCCGGGCCGCCGCCGCGAGCGAGTCGAGCGGTTTCGTCAGTTTCGAAGATGGTGTCTTCGTCTTTCAGGATGGTGCCGGATATGAGATCCGCACAGGGAATGACCCGAATGGGTCCTCTCCCGATATAAGGATCATCTTCGACCCGGATTTCTTCCGGAATGATATTTTCATTGATCCAGACCCGCTGGCCCGGACGGAGGATGTCGATCCCCTGCTGGTCGATCTACAATCGGTTCTGTTGCACGAGATCGGTCACGGGCTCGGCTTTAATGGCTTTAATGCCAATGATATCTTCTCCTTGCCGGAAGCAGACACGATTTCTCCTTATGAAGATCATATCGTCATTGAGGATGATGACGCGCTTTTCAACGGACCGAAGGCGGTTTCGGTATATGGTGGGGCTGTGCCGCTGACGACAGCGGACACGAATAATGCCGCCCATCTGGGCAACCCTGTGGGTGAGCTAGGGGATGATCTCATCCCGCTGCTGATGAATGGCGTCGTTTTTTATCGGGGCGTGCGCTACGACATCAATCCGCTGACGACGGCGATCCTGTCCGACAGCCTCGTGCCCATCAGGGCGCCGACCAGCGGTGCTGATGTCCTTTACGGCTATGAGGAGATCGACCCCGGCCTTGTGACCGCCGTTGGCGGCACCGAGCTTTCCTTCCTTTTTGGTGATGATGTAATTTCCTCCCTTGATGGCGATGACGAGGTTTATGGCCTCAGCGGTGACGACACGCTCAATGGCGGAGCAGGCGACGACACGCTTGTTGGGGGAGAGGGTGACGACGTCATCATTGGGGGCGCGGGCAATGACCTCATCATGGGCGGGGATGGCGGCAACGTTCTCTATGGGGACGGGGCGCCGGGCTAG
- a CDS encoding DUF6460 domain-containing protein → MRKIDFSLILKLGVLSLIVGTVLAVMNFDPLRFWEGIWDALIDGVEFIFGRGLDGLMAAGRYTLLGAMVVIPIWLISTIFSRRKKSVSKVEKTDT, encoded by the coding sequence ATGCGCAAGATCGATTTCTCCCTTATCCTGAAACTGGGCGTGCTCAGTCTCATTGTCGGGACTGTTCTGGCCGTCATGAATTTCGATCCCCTGCGGTTCTGGGAAGGCATCTGGGATGCGCTGATCGATGGCGTGGAGTTCATCTTCGGGCGCGGTCTCGACGGGCTGATGGCGGCGGGCCGCTACACCCTCCTCGGCGCGATGGTGGTCATTCCGATCTGGCTGATCTCGACCATTTTCAGCCGCCGGAAAAAATCGGTCTCGAAGGTGGAAAAGACTGACACCTAA
- a CDS encoding RecQ family ATP-dependent DNA helicase has product MSATASLSETQTGPDQALAALGHAGFREGQEEVINAILAGRNVLALMPTGAGKSLCYQLPALLLPGLTVVISPLIALMENQIAALRAKGIPAGMIHSGREREANVADWKAAAAGELKLLYMSPERLMTGRMLGALRRQDLSLIAIDEAHCVSQWGHQFRPEYRQLGRLKEVWPDVPVAAFTATADPETREDILQALFEGNADLIRQGFDRPNISLNVAERERDDRVLMTLMRRYRRKCGIVYCRTRKSVELVTQRLAGARFNVAAYHAGLPEEERLSILERFISAENMTVVATVAFGMGIDKPDIDFVIHRDLPASLEAYYQEIGRSGRDGREAEAHLIFGIGDLIARRRLIDGSDAPDKVKRVERRRLDALVAFCETDLCRRAELLRYFGEEPRDACGNCDLCVD; this is encoded by the coding sequence TTGTCCGCCACCGCCTCTCTCTCCGAGACCCAGACCGGCCCTGACCAAGCGCTCGCAGCCCTCGGCCATGCGGGATTCCGCGAGGGGCAGGAAGAGGTGATCAACGCCATTCTGGCCGGGCGGAATGTGCTGGCCCTGATGCCGACAGGGGCGGGCAAGTCGCTTTGCTATCAATTGCCGGCGCTTCTTCTGCCGGGCCTGACGGTCGTCATCTCGCCGCTGATCGCGCTGATGGAGAACCAGATTGCGGCCTTGCGGGCGAAGGGCATTCCCGCGGGCATGATCCATTCAGGCCGGGAGCGGGAGGCAAATGTCGCCGACTGGAAGGCCGCGGCAGCAGGAGAGCTCAAGCTCCTCTACATGTCGCCCGAACGACTGATGACTGGCCGGATGCTCGGCGCGCTTAGGCGGCAGGATCTCAGCCTGATTGCGATCGATGAGGCGCATTGCGTTTCGCAATGGGGGCATCAGTTCCGACCCGAATACCGCCAGCTTGGCCGGCTCAAGGAAGTCTGGCCGGACGTGCCGGTGGCGGCCTTCACCGCGACCGCTGACCCTGAGACGCGGGAGGATATCCTGCAGGCGCTGTTTGAAGGCAATGCGGATCTGATCCGGCAGGGGTTTGACCGGCCCAATATCTCGCTGAATGTCGCAGAGCGCGAGCGGGATGACCGTGTGCTGATGACCCTGATGCGTCGATACCGGCGCAAATGCGGGATAGTTTACTGCCGCACGCGAAAGAGCGTCGAGCTGGTCACCCAGCGTCTTGCCGGCGCGCGCTTCAATGTCGCGGCCTATCATGCGGGTCTGCCCGAAGAAGAGCGGCTCTCCATTCTCGAACGTTTCATCAGTGCAGAGAATATGACGGTTGTTGCAACCGTCGCCTTTGGCATGGGTATCGACAAGCCGGATATCGACTTCGTCATTCACCGTGACCTTCCCGCCAGTCTTGAGGCTTATTATCAGGAGATTGGCCGGTCGGGCAGGGACGGCCGCGAGGCCGAGGCCCATCTGATTTTCGGCATTGGTGACCTGATCGCACGGCGTCGTCTGATCGATGGGTCTGACGCACCCGATAAGGTCAAACGGGTTGAGCGCCGGCGTCTCGATGCGCTGGTCGCCTTTTGCGAGACTGATCTTTGCCGCCGCGCGGAACTCCTGCGCTATTTCGGCGAAGAGCCGCGGGATGCCTGCGGCAATTGCGATCTCTGCGTGGACTGA
- a CDS encoding alpha/beta hydrolase has protein sequence MIAPSPIQIDPALFGEDAIAPQTAALNDAVEKMLSELPTIMEVGPEKVRARRREGTGGPLDVQPAHEIARWETASDGEREVPVRIFHPGGDLKGFYLHIHGGGWTLGSADAQDQTLAALAQKLSIGIASVEYRLAPEHPWPAPADDCETAALWLMREAENLFGTKKVVIGGESAGGHLSAVTILRLRDRHGMMPFAGANLIYGNYDLSALPSMRNWGERNLILNTPIVYYFRDQFLPPDRFSEADYRDPEISPMYKDLNGLCPALFTIGTMDPLLDDSLIMSAKWLAAGNPSELAIYPGGIHVFDMFPDLGIAKEANARMAEFISDALAAA, from the coding sequence ATGATTGCCCCCTCTCCGATCCAGATCGATCCGGCCCTTTTCGGCGAGGACGCCATCGCGCCGCAGACAGCCGCCCTCAATGATGCCGTTGAGAAAATGCTGTCGGAGCTGCCGACCATCATGGAAGTTGGACCGGAGAAAGTACGCGCCCGGCGGCGCGAAGGAACAGGCGGGCCGCTCGATGTGCAGCCCGCGCATGAAATCGCCAGATGGGAGACGGCAAGTGACGGCGAGCGGGAGGTCCCGGTACGGATCTTCCATCCCGGCGGCGATCTCAAAGGGTTCTATCTGCATATTCATGGCGGCGGCTGGACGCTTGGGTCCGCGGACGCACAGGACCAGACCCTCGCGGCGCTCGCCCAGAAACTTTCCATCGGGATCGCCAGTGTCGAATACCGTCTGGCCCCGGAGCACCCCTGGCCCGCGCCTGCGGATGACTGTGAGACGGCAGCCTTGTGGCTAATGCGTGAGGCGGAAAACCTCTTCGGCACAAAGAAAGTTGTGATTGGCGGGGAAAGCGCCGGAGGGCATCTATCTGCCGTCACCATCCTGCGCCTGCGGGACCGGCATGGCATGATGCCCTTTGCAGGCGCCAATCTGATCTATGGCAATTATGACCTCAGCGCCCTGCCCTCCATGCGAAACTGGGGCGAGCGCAATCTGATCCTCAATACACCCATCGTCTATTACTTCCGGGATCAGTTCCTGCCGCCGGACCGTTTCAGCGAAGCTGATTACCGCGACCCGGAGATCTCTCCCATGTACAAAGACCTGAACGGTCTGTGCCCGGCGCTTTTCACGATTGGCACGATGGATCCTCTGCTCGATGACAGCCTGATCATGTCCGCCAAATGGCTGGCGGCCGGGAACCCATCCGAGCTGGCGATCTATCCCGGCGGCATCCATGTCTTTGACATGTTCCCCGACCTCGGCATCGCGAAAGAGGCCAATGCGCGCATGGCCGAGTTTATTTCGGACGCCCTCGCGGCCGCTTAA